Proteins encoded by one window of Dendropsophus ebraccatus isolate aDenEbr1 chromosome 4, aDenEbr1.pat, whole genome shotgun sequence:
- the GHRL gene encoding appetite-regulating hormone, translating to MLAKVAFCGIVLFCLLWTEDVEAGSSFLSPSDMQKNAGKKLPKKLPYNMSRREAVDSWGNPVEEQSEDQKEIGVTIPLDINLKLTQEQFQRQKAAIENLLLGLFSLSSPHDIQEEKA from the exons ATGTTGGCTAAAGTTGCTTTCTGTGGCATCGTCCTGTTTTGCCTTTTGTGGACGGAGGACGTGGAGGCAGGATCAAGCTTCTTGAGTCCATCAGATATGCAGAAAAATGCG GGAAAGAAGTTGCCAAAGAAGCTGCCGTACAACATGAGTCGCAGGGAGGCCGTAGACTCCTGGGGGAATCCTGTGGAGGAACAGTCAGAAGACCAGAAAGAGATTGGG GTGACAATCCCTCTGGATATCAATCTGAAGCTGACACAGGAGCAGTTTCAGAGGCAGAAAGCTGCCATAGAAAACCTTCTGCTTGGACTATTCTCTCTCAGCTCACCTCATG ATATACAAGAGGAAAAGGCCTAG